The Nitrospiria bacterium genome includes the window TATCGGGTATGAAGAAGAGGTTTCTTTATTAGATTACTGGAGGGTCCTTTACCGGTGGAAATGGTTAATCATCATTTTAGGGATTGTTGCCACAGGGACCAGCGGGTTTGTAACCTATCAAATGCCCAAAATATATAAATCGACTACCACCATACTGCCTTTGGGAAACGAAGGATCTGGGGGGTTGGGTGCCGCTCTTTCAGCGATCCCATTTGCCAGTGCCTTAGGGGGAGTGGCCGGAATCAATACCCCAGCCGATCAGGTTCTGATTATACTCAATAGCAGAACCATGGCAGAAAAGATCATTCAGGAATTTAAACTTCAACCCCACTATCATCAAAAGGCCTGGGATCCTGAAAAAAACAATTGGAGACCTGATAAAAAAAAACCGTTTCTTGAGGATACCATCAAAAAGTTTCAAAATAATATAAGCGCCAAAAGCGATCGACATGGGGGGGTTTCTCTATCGGTTTTGGATGAAGACCCGATGATCGCCGCCAATATTGCCAATGCCATGGT containing:
- a CDS encoding Wzz/FepE/Etk N-terminal domain-containing protein; this translates as MRTQDTQEDPSKSSFLETEGGRRFNDIGYEEEVSLLDYWRVLYRWKWLIIILGIVATGTSGFVTYQMPKIYKSTTTILPLGNEGSGGLGAALSAIPFASALGGVAGINTPADQVLIILNSRTMAEKIIQEFKLQPHYHQKAWDPEKNNWRPDKKKPFLEDTIKKFQNNISAKSDRHGGVSLSVLDEDPMIAANIANAMVSALAKFLNDHSLSINFQTIDPAVPPERKFKPSLRVNVLIAGVLALFIGIFFAFFIEYIRRVRQAERQVRGEGSGVMGKE